A stretch of Pseudomonas sp. CCC3.1 DNA encodes these proteins:
- the accB gene encoding acetyl-CoA carboxylase biotin carboxyl carrier protein, whose product MDIRKVKKLIELLEESGIDELEIKEGEESVRISRHSKTPAQQFYAPAPMQQAPAAAPVAVAPVATVTEAPAAPKLNGFVVKSPMVGTFYRTPAPTSPAFVEVGQTVKVGDTICIVEAMKMMNHITAEKAGVIESILVENGQPVEFDQPLFTIV is encoded by the coding sequence ATGGATATCCGTAAAGTTAAGAAACTGATCGAACTGCTGGAAGAGTCCGGCATCGACGAGCTGGAAATTAAAGAAGGCGAAGAGTCCGTACGCATCAGCCGTCACAGCAAAACTCCAGCCCAACAGTTCTACGCACCAGCGCCAATGCAACAAGCTCCGGCTGCTGCTCCAGTGGCTGTAGCACCGGTTGCTACCGTGACCGAAGCACCTGCGGCACCTAAACTGAACGGCTTTGTGGTCAAGTCGCCAATGGTCGGCACTTTCTACCGCACCCCGGCGCCAACCTCGCCTGCCTTCGTTGAAGTCGGCCAGACCGTTAAAGTCGGCGACACCATTTGCATCGTTGAAGCGATGAAAATGATGAACCACATCACCGCCGAGAAAGCCGGTGTAATCGAATCCATCCTGGTAGAAAACGGTCAGCCGGTTGAATTCGACCAACCGCTGTTCACCATCGTTTGA
- a CDS encoding protein-disulfide reductase DsbD produces the protein MRRLFFVLCLLFAVPAMGASLLDARPSSTLGAINNSADFLPVREAFKLNLIDTTPETIKLRFVPTEGYYLYKHRFAFKTEPADIALGAAQLPPGEQKHDEYFGDVEVYHGILDVDIPRPANDQRPFTLVVTYQGCADKGLCYPPETERLSIGGAPASPVAESHNAPATSWNWRELALFFLAGLGLTFTPCVLPMLPILSGVVLRGQVGGLRGFSLSLAYVLPMAACFALLGALMGLFGAQLNLQARLQSVWVLVPFALFFAIFALAMFGVFELKLPQAISNRLDRVANRTQGGSLWGAAVLGVVSSLLVSPCVSAPLAGALLYISASGDALGGGLKLFALGLGMGAPLLLVATGGAAWLPKSGPWLVSVKNAIGVLLLGLAIGLLSRVLPGPLTLLLIGLLAAGVSLFLGTLEFVYKTSRQRLAQLLGLLLLVYALACWFGALSGQSDPFNPVGHSQAASPATISSAQTAGQWQTVSTPAQLDSALAEAKAAGQPLLLDWYADWCISCKVIEHEVLNNPQVLNLLTGYRLVRFDITASNAEQRALLDRYQLFGPPALMFFGKNGAEKSDQRVIGEINAADFAERVAIANDQI, from the coding sequence ATGCGCCGTTTGTTCTTTGTCCTGTGCCTGCTGTTCGCCGTGCCTGCCATGGGCGCGAGCCTGCTGGACGCCCGCCCCAGTTCAACGCTGGGTGCTATCAATAACAGCGCCGATTTTTTGCCGGTTCGCGAAGCGTTCAAGCTCAATCTGATTGACACAACGCCCGAGACCATCAAGCTGCGCTTCGTGCCAACCGAAGGTTATTACCTCTACAAGCACCGCTTCGCCTTCAAAACCGAACCCGCCGACATCGCTCTGGGCGCAGCGCAACTGCCGCCCGGCGAACAAAAACACGATGAATACTTTGGTGACGTCGAGGTCTATCACGGCATCCTCGATGTCGACATCCCGCGCCCGGCCAATGATCAACGCCCCTTCACCCTGGTGGTCACCTACCAAGGCTGCGCCGACAAAGGCTTGTGCTACCCGCCAGAAACCGAACGCCTGAGCATTGGCGGCGCGCCCGCTTCGCCCGTTGCCGAGAGCCACAATGCACCCGCAACATCCTGGAACTGGCGCGAACTGGCGCTGTTCTTCCTCGCCGGGTTAGGCCTGACGTTTACGCCATGCGTGCTGCCGATGCTGCCGATTTTGTCGGGCGTGGTCTTGCGCGGCCAAGTCGGCGGGCTGCGCGGCTTTAGCCTGTCGCTGGCCTATGTGCTGCCGATGGCCGCCTGTTTTGCGTTGCTCGGGGCGCTGATGGGCCTGTTCGGCGCGCAACTCAATCTGCAAGCCCGACTGCAATCAGTGTGGGTTCTGGTGCCTTTTGCGCTGTTCTTCGCCATTTTTGCGCTGGCCATGTTTGGCGTCTTCGAGCTGAAGTTGCCGCAGGCCATCAGCAATCGGCTGGACCGTGTCGCCAATCGCACCCAAGGCGGCTCGCTGTGGGGCGCGGCGGTGCTGGGCGTGGTCTCCAGCTTGCTGGTATCGCCATGTGTCTCGGCCCCGCTGGCCGGAGCGCTGCTGTATATCAGCGCCAGTGGCGATGCGCTGGGCGGCGGTTTGAAGCTGTTCGCCCTCGGGCTGGGCATGGGCGCGCCACTGTTGCTGGTCGCCACCGGCGGCGCGGCCTGGCTGCCAAAAAGCGGGCCGTGGCTGGTCAGCGTGAAAAACGCTATTGGCGTGCTGCTGCTCGGCCTGGCCATCGGCTTGCTCAGCCGCGTATTGCCCGGCCCGCTCACGCTGTTGCTGATCGGCTTGCTGGCAGCAGGCGTGAGCCTGTTTCTCGGCACGCTGGAATTCGTCTACAAAACTTCGCGACAACGTCTGGCGCAGTTGCTCGGGCTGTTGTTGCTGGTTTATGCACTGGCCTGCTGGTTCGGCGCGTTGAGCGGTCAAAGTGATCCGTTCAATCCTGTCGGTCATTCCCAAGCCGCCAGCCCTGCCACGATATCCAGCGCGCAAACAGCCGGGCAATGGCAAACCGTCAGCACCCCGGCGCAGCTCGACAGCGCGCTGGCCGAGGCCAAGGCCGCAGGCCAGCCGCTATTGCTGGACTGGTACGCCGACTGGTGTATCAGTTGCAAAGTGATCGAGCACGAGGTGCTGAACAACCCGCAGGTGCTCAATCTGCTCACAGGCTATCGACTGGTGCGCTTCGACATAACCGCCAGTAATGCCGAACAGCGCGCCCTGCTCGATCGCTACCAATTGTTCGGCCCTCCGGCGCTGATGTTCTTCGGTAAAAATGGCGCAGAAAAAAGTGACCAACGGGTCATCGGTGAGATCAATGCTGCGGACTTCGCCGAACGTGTCGCCATCGCGAATGACCAGATCTAG
- the speA gene encoding arginine decarboxylase — MSVRRTRKDDGSQWTVADSRSVYGIRHWGAGYFAINEAGRVEVRPNGPNSSPIDLYEQVDELRKSGLSLPLLVRFPDILQDRVRQLTGAFDANIERLEYQSQYTALYPIKVNQQEAVIENIIATQDVSIGLEAGSKPELLAVLALAPKGGTIVCNGYKDREFIRLALMGQKLGHNVFIVIEKESEVDLVIEEAASLKVKPQVGLRVRLSSLASSKWADTGGEKSKFGLSAAQLLSVVERFRDAGLDQGIRLLHFHMGSQIANLADYQHGFKEAIRYYGELRNLGLPVDHIDVGGGLGVDYDGTHSRNASSINYDMDDYAGVVVGMLKEFCDAQGLPHPHIFSESGRSLTAHHAMLVVQVTDVEKHNDDVPEIENKESLPETVQWLVDLLGPTDIEMVTETYWRATHYMSDVATQYADGKITLSEKALAEQCYFAVCRRLHNSLKARQRSHRQVLDELNDKLADKYICNFSVFQSLPDTWAIGQVLPILPLHRLDEEPLRRAVLQDLTCDSDGKIKQYVDEQSIETSLPVHGLNEGEDYLLGIFLVGAYQEILGDMHNLFGDTDSVNIYQKADGSVYHAGIETHDTIEDMLRYVHLSPEELMTHYRDKVASAKLSVKERTQYLDALRLGLTRSSYLSS, encoded by the coding sequence ATGTCCGTACGACGCACACGCAAAGACGATGGCAGCCAATGGACAGTTGCGGACAGCCGCAGTGTTTACGGGATTCGCCATTGGGGGGCCGGGTATTTCGCGATCAATGAAGCCGGTCGCGTAGAAGTCCGTCCGAACGGCCCGAACAGCTCGCCCATCGATCTGTACGAGCAAGTCGACGAACTGCGCAAAAGTGGCTTGTCCTTGCCATTGCTGGTGCGTTTTCCAGATATTTTGCAAGACCGAGTGCGCCAACTGACCGGCGCTTTCGATGCCAACATCGAGCGCCTGGAATACCAGAGCCAGTACACCGCGCTGTACCCGATCAAGGTGAACCAGCAAGAAGCGGTGATCGAGAACATCATCGCCACCCAAGACGTGTCGATTGGCCTTGAAGCCGGCTCCAAGCCTGAGCTGCTGGCCGTGCTGGCGCTGGCCCCGAAAGGCGGCACCATCGTCTGCAACGGTTACAAGGACCGCGAATTCATTCGTCTGGCGCTGATGGGCCAGAAGTTGGGTCACAACGTGTTCATCGTGATCGAGAAAGAATCCGAAGTGGATCTGGTGATCGAAGAGGCGGCCTCGCTCAAGGTCAAGCCACAGGTCGGCCTGCGCGTGCGCCTGTCGTCTTTGGCGTCAAGCAAATGGGCTGACACCGGCGGCGAAAAATCCAAGTTCGGCTTGTCGGCCGCGCAATTGCTGTCAGTGGTTGAGCGCTTCCGCGATGCCGGTCTGGACCAGGGCATTCGCCTGCTGCACTTCCACATGGGCTCGCAGATCGCCAACCTGGCGGACTACCAGCACGGCTTTAAAGAAGCGATTCGTTACTACGGCGAACTGCGCAACCTCGGCCTGCCGGTTGACCACATCGATGTGGGCGGCGGTCTGGGCGTTGACTACGACGGCACGCACTCGCGCAACGCCAGCTCGATCAACTACGACATGGACGACTACGCCGGTGTTGTAGTCGGCATGCTCAAAGAGTTCTGCGACGCACAAGGCCTGCCGCACCCGCACATCTTCTCGGAAAGCGGCCGCTCCCTGACCGCGCACCATGCCATGCTGGTGGTGCAAGTGACCGACGTCGAGAAACACAACGACGACGTGCCAGAGATCGAAAACAAGGAAAGCCTGCCAGAGACCGTGCAATGGCTGGTGGACCTGCTGGGCCCGACCGACATTGAAATGGTCACCGAAACCTACTGGCGCGCGACGCACTACATGAGCGACGTGGCCACCCAGTACGCTGACGGCAAAATCACCTTGTCGGAAAAAGCCCTGGCCGAGCAATGCTACTTCGCCGTGTGCCGCCGCCTGCACAACTCGTTGAAAGCGCGTCAGCGTTCGCACCGCCAAGTGCTGGACGAACTCAACGACAAGCTGGCCGACAAGTACATCTGCAACTTCTCGGTATTCCAGAGCCTGCCGGACACCTGGGCGATTGGCCAGGTATTGCCGATTCTGCCGCTGCACCGCCTTGATGAAGAGCCGCTGCGCCGTGCTGTATTGCAAGACCTGACCTGCGACTCCGATGGCAAGATCAAGCAATACGTCGACGAGCAGAGCATCGAAACCAGCTTGCCGGTTCACGGGCTCAACGAAGGCGAAGACTACCTGCTGGGCATCTTCCTGGTGGGCGCCTACCAGGAAATTCTGGGGGACATGCACAACCTGTTCGGTGATACCGACTCGGTGAACATCTACCAGAAGGCCGATGGCAGCGTGTACCACGCCGGTATCGAGACCCACGACACCATCGAAGACATGCTGCGTTACGTGCACTTGTCGCCGGAGGAGTTGATGACTCACTACCGCGACAAAGTGGCCAGCGCCAAGCTCTCTGTTAAAGAGCGCACTCAGTACCTGGACGCACTGCGTTTGGGCCTGACGCGTTCGTCTTACCTGTCCTCGTAA
- the aroQ gene encoding type II 3-dehydroquinate dehydratase, whose protein sequence is MATFLVLHGPNLNLLGTREPGVYGATTLAQINQDLEQRARDAGHHLLYLQSNAEYELIDRIHAARDEGVDFILINPAAFTHTSVALRDALLAVSIPFIEVHLSNVHKREPFRHHSYFSDVAVGVICGLGASGYRLALEAALEQLELQAKRP, encoded by the coding sequence ATGGCGACTTTTCTGGTTCTGCACGGCCCCAACCTGAACCTGCTAGGCACCCGCGAACCGGGCGTCTACGGCGCGACTACCCTGGCGCAAATCAATCAGGACCTGGAGCAGCGAGCCCGCGATGCCGGTCACCATTTGCTCTATCTGCAAAGCAATGCCGAGTATGAATTGATCGACCGAATTCACGCCGCACGCGATGAAGGCGTGGATTTTATTCTGATCAATCCGGCTGCTTTTACCCACACCAGCGTGGCATTACGTGACGCGCTGCTGGCGGTGAGCATCCCATTCATCGAAGTGCATTTGTCTAACGTGCACAAACGCGAACCTTTCCGCCATCACTCCTACTTCTCCGACGTTGCGGTAGGTGTGATCTGCGGCCTTGGCGCCAGCGGTTATCGACTGGCCTTGGAGGCCGCCCTGGAACAGCTTGAACTACAAGCTAAACGCCCCTGA
- a CDS encoding DUF2333 family protein has protein sequence MLDWKKREGDSARESVKDTHAKPRGYFKSILLSRSIAVLVGIYAVVCLGLGWYWSQEPDLFPVQQNAQLAAEKSGQQMVPGFTTVETLKTVAGTLLNKPGGYLSNDRFPPGVFLDNIPSWEYGVLVQVRDLTRALRKDFARSQSQSAEDADLAKAEPRFNFDNKSWMLPSSESEYQEGINSLGRYQARLSDPNQKNALFYARADNLNNWLGDVGTRLGSLSQRLSASVGRVKLNTTLKTESLQPGQVPVVDEEIVETPWMQIDNVFYEARGQAWALSHLLRAIEVDFADVLAKKNATVSVRQIIRELEAAQEPVWSPMILNGSGYGVLANHSLVMANYISRANAAVMDLRQLLSQG, from the coding sequence ATGCTGGACTGGAAAAAACGTGAGGGCGACAGTGCCCGCGAGTCGGTCAAGGACACTCATGCAAAGCCGCGTGGCTACTTCAAAAGTATTCTGCTGAGCCGTTCCATTGCCGTCTTGGTCGGCATTTATGCCGTGGTGTGTCTGGGGCTGGGCTGGTACTGGAGCCAGGAGCCGGACTTGTTCCCGGTGCAGCAAAACGCCCAGTTGGCGGCCGAGAAAAGCGGCCAGCAAATGGTGCCGGGCTTCACCACGGTCGAAACCTTGAAAACCGTAGCCGGTACGTTGCTCAACAAGCCGGGCGGCTATCTGTCTAACGATCGCTTCCCGCCGGGCGTGTTTCTGGACAACATTCCGAGCTGGGAATACGGCGTGCTGGTTCAGGTGCGTGACCTGACCCGCGCCTTGCGCAAAGATTTCGCCCGCTCGCAGTCGCAATCGGCTGAAGACGCTGATCTGGCCAAGGCCGAGCCGCGTTTCAACTTCGACAACAAGAGCTGGATGCTGCCGTCCAGTGAGTCTGAATACCAGGAAGGCATCAACTCCCTGGGCCGTTATCAGGCGCGCTTGTCCGACCCGAATCAGAAAAACGCCTTGTTTTACGCACGTGCCGACAACCTCAACAACTGGTTGGGCGATGTAGGCACGCGCTTGGGTTCGCTGTCGCAACGTCTGTCGGCCAGCGTGGGCCGGGTCAAACTCAACACCACGCTGAAAACTGAAAGCCTGCAACCGGGCCAAGTGCCGGTGGTGGACGAAGAAATCGTTGAAACCCCATGGATGCAGATCGACAACGTGTTCTACGAAGCCCGTGGCCAGGCCTGGGCTTTGTCGCACTTGCTGCGCGCCATCGAAGTCGACTTCGCGGATGTGCTGGCCAAAAAGAACGCCACGGTGAGTGTGCGTCAGATTATTCGTGAGCTGGAAGCGGCTCAGGAGCCCGTCTGGAGCCCGATGATCCTCAATGGCAGCGGCTACGGCGTGCTGGCGAATCACTCGCTGGTCATGGCCAACTACATTTCCCGCGCGAACGCGGCCGTCATGGACCTTCGTCAATTGCTGTCGCAAGGGTAA
- a CDS encoding PleD family two-component system response regulator, which yields MTEQEDPSHERLKHHFAQRVTHQARQILEIWQRLQTQEWSPSGLAEFSEANLRLLRFAERFEQPEHTELARAIDEVLQQVVANRGRLSSALITDLNRLMQRLSRTGLRQGDQLAQTALPPLRKPVYILLQDLERAERLATQLEFFELNAVAFATPKAFRHAMAERHPAAIVMDVDFAGVGQGLELAGEAQIGLEQKLPLLFFSQHETDTPTRLAAVRAGGQAFLTGTLEVSSLMEKIEVLTCVAQYEPYKVLIIDDSRAQALHTERLLNTAGIITRTLTDPIQTMAELAEFQPDLIILDMYMPACTGTELAKVIRHNERYVSVPIIYLSAEDDMDKQLDAMSEGGDDFLTKPIKPRHLITTVRNRAARARNLKARMVRDSLTGLYNHTHILQLLEDCTYRARRENGPLSFAMLDLDHFKRVNDCYGHPMGDRVIKSLALYLKQRLRKTDFIGRYGGEEFAIVMPDTDQESAYEVLNLIRERFSEIHYPAQPSDLRCSFSAGVVELKGDADSLLMAAQADEALYCAKKNGRNQVQRFDQIRQIATISSESDELVTPL from the coding sequence ATGACCGAGCAAGAAGACCCCAGCCACGAGCGCCTGAAGCATCACTTCGCCCAGCGCGTTACTCATCAGGCCCGCCAAATTCTTGAAATTTGGCAGCGTTTGCAGACTCAGGAATGGTCGCCCTCAGGCCTCGCTGAATTCAGCGAAGCCAACCTGCGCCTGCTGCGTTTTGCCGAACGTTTTGAGCAGCCCGAACACACCGAGCTGGCGCGAGCCATCGATGAGGTGTTGCAGCAGGTGGTGGCCAATCGTGGCCGACTCAGCAGCGCGTTGATCACCGACCTCAACCGTTTGATGCAACGCCTGTCGCGCACCGGCCTGCGCCAGGGCGATCAATTGGCACAGACTGCGTTGCCGCCGCTGCGCAAACCGGTCTACATCCTGCTGCAAGACCTTGAGCGGGCGGAGCGTCTGGCCACGCAACTGGAGTTTTTCGAACTCAACGCCGTGGCATTCGCAACCCCTAAAGCCTTCCGTCACGCCATGGCCGAGCGCCATCCGGCCGCCATTGTGATGGACGTTGATTTCGCTGGTGTCGGCCAAGGCCTGGAGCTGGCTGGCGAGGCCCAAATCGGCCTTGAACAAAAACTGCCCTTGTTGTTTTTCAGCCAGCATGAAACTGACACACCGACCCGACTGGCCGCTGTCCGCGCAGGTGGCCAAGCGTTTCTGACCGGCACCCTCGAAGTCTCCAGCCTGATGGAAAAAATCGAGGTGCTGACCTGCGTGGCGCAATACGAGCCGTACAAGGTGCTGATCATTGATGACTCGCGGGCGCAAGCGCTGCACACCGAGCGCCTGCTCAACACCGCCGGGATCATCACCCGTACGTTGACCGACCCGATTCAGACGATGGCCGAACTGGCTGAATTCCAGCCGGACCTGATCATCCTCGACATGTACATGCCAGCCTGTACCGGCACTGAGCTGGCCAAGGTGATTCGCCACAATGAGCGCTACGTCAGCGTGCCGATCATCTATTTGTCGGCCGAGGACGACATGGACAAACAGCTCGATGCCATGAGCGAAGGCGGCGATGACTTCTTGACCAAGCCGATCAAGCCGCGCCACCTGATTACGACTGTGCGTAACCGCGCTGCCCGCGCCCGCAACCTGAAAGCCCGCATGGTGCGCGACAGCCTGACCGGGCTGTACAACCACACGCATATCCTGCAATTGCTCGAAGACTGCACTTACCGCGCGCGCCGCGAAAATGGCCCGCTGAGTTTTGCGATGCTCGACCTCGACCATTTCAAGCGCGTGAACGACTGTTACGGCCACCCTATGGGCGACCGGGTGATTAAAAGTCTGGCGCTGTACCTCAAACAACGCCTGCGCAAAACCGACTTCATTGGCCGTTACGGCGGTGAAGAATTTGCGATTGTCATGCCGGACACCGACCAAGAATCAGCCTACGAGGTACTCAATCTGATTCGTGAGCGCTTCTCGGAGATTCACTACCCCGCGCAACCCTCCGACCTGCGCTGCTCGTTCAGCGCCGGGGTGGTAGAGCTCAAAGGTGACGCTGACAGCCTGTTAATGGCCGCCCAAGCGGATGAAGCGCTGTACTGCGCCAAGAAAAACGGGCGCAACCAGGTCCAGCGTTTTGACCAGATAAGGCAAATTGCCACTATTTCATCCGAGTCCGACGAGCTCGTCACACCGCTGTAA
- a CDS encoding translation initiation factor Sui1 — MAKKAASFAALGGLVFSTDAGRHCPDCRQPVDACTCKQTLIPAGDGIARVRRESKGRGGKTVTTITGVPLAEDALKELATTLKKRCGTGGALKDGIIEIQGDHVELLLAELLKHGFKAKKSGG, encoded by the coding sequence GTGGCCAAAAAAGCCGCATCCTTCGCCGCCCTGGGTGGCCTGGTATTTTCCACCGACGCAGGTCGTCATTGTCCAGACTGTCGCCAGCCAGTAGACGCCTGTACCTGCAAACAAACCCTGATCCCTGCCGGTGATGGCATTGCCCGTGTGCGTCGCGAAAGCAAAGGCCGTGGCGGCAAGACGGTCACGACCATTACGGGCGTGCCGTTAGCCGAAGACGCACTCAAAGAGCTGGCCACCACGTTGAAAAAACGCTGTGGCACGGGCGGTGCGTTGAAAGACGGCATCATCGAGATCCAGGGCGACCACGTCGAGCTGCTGCTGGCAGAGCTGCTCAAGCACGGGTTCAAAGCCAAGAAATCCGGCGGCTAG
- a CDS encoding MATE family efflux transporter, translating to MSSLLADWRDRPTHRRVWALAAPMILSNISVPLVALVDSTVIGHLPHAHQLGAVAVGASLYIFLAWMMGFLRMGTTGFAAQAAGRNDGTALRQILLQGLLLAMLLSLFLGAIAIPFSGVALSVMQPSAELHALTLDFFHTRLLGLPAALASYALVGWFLGAQNARAPLAILLTTNLINIGLNVWFVLGLDWGVVGSARASVIAEWSGALLGLWLTRGALRAYPGTLVWAALRIWHNWKPLLGVNRDIFIRSLLLQSVFFAITVQGARLGDATVAANALLLNGLLLAAHALDGLAHAVEALCGHAIGARDRTALRRSMVVACGWSLLASVLFALLFVFGGHLFIEMQTDIASVRETAFQYLPYLAVLPLIAVWSYLLDGLFIGATRAREMRNAMLISVVIAFPVALALHGDGNHGLWISFLLFMVLRSVILGLYATRIRWFTP from the coding sequence ATGTCTTCCCTATTAGCTGACTGGCGCGACCGCCCGACCCATCGCCGGGTGTGGGCGCTGGCAGCGCCGATGATTTTGTCGAATATTTCCGTGCCACTGGTGGCGCTGGTCGACAGCACCGTGATCGGCCATTTGCCCCACGCTCACCAATTGGGCGCGGTGGCGGTGGGCGCCAGTCTGTATATCTTCCTGGCCTGGATGATGGGTTTTCTGCGCATGGGCACCACCGGCTTTGCCGCACAAGCCGCCGGGCGCAATGACGGCACCGCATTACGGCAAATTCTGCTGCAAGGCTTGTTGCTGGCGATGCTGCTCTCGCTCTTTCTGGGGGCGATTGCGATCCCTTTCAGTGGCGTGGCCTTGAGTGTGATGCAGCCTTCGGCCGAGCTGCATGCGCTGACGCTGGATTTTTTCCATACCCGCTTGCTTGGCTTGCCTGCCGCCTTGGCCAGTTATGCACTGGTCGGCTGGTTTTTAGGCGCGCAGAACGCGCGGGCACCGCTGGCGATTTTGCTCACCACCAACCTGATCAATATCGGACTCAACGTGTGGTTTGTCCTCGGGCTGGACTGGGGCGTGGTCGGCTCCGCGCGAGCCTCAGTGATTGCCGAATGGAGCGGCGCCCTGCTCGGCCTGTGGCTGACACGCGGCGCATTGCGGGCGTATCCGGGCACATTGGTCTGGGCCGCACTGCGTATCTGGCACAACTGGAAGCCGCTGCTGGGGGTTAACCGCGATATTTTTATCCGCAGTTTGCTGCTGCAATCGGTGTTTTTTGCCATCACCGTGCAAGGCGCACGCTTGGGCGATGCCACCGTGGCGGCCAATGCGCTGTTGCTCAATGGGTTGCTGTTGGCGGCTCACGCACTGGATGGCCTGGCCCACGCGGTTGAAGCGCTGTGCGGGCATGCCATTGGCGCCCGCGATCGCACGGCGTTGCGCCGTTCAATGGTGGTGGCCTGCGGTTGGTCGTTGTTGGCCAGCGTGCTGTTTGCGCTGTTGTTTGTGTTCGGCGGGCACCTGTTTATCGAGATGCAAACCGACATTGCGAGCGTGCGCGAAACTGCCTTCCAGTACTTGCCGTACTTGGCCGTTTTGCCGCTGATTGCAGTGTGGAGTTACTTGCTGGACGGGCTGTTTATCGGCGCCACTCGCGCCCGCGAAATGCGCAATGCGATGCTGATCAGCGTCGTCATCGCCTTCCCCGTCGCCTTGGCGCTGCATGGCGATGGCAACCACGGGCTGTGGATAAGTTTTCTGTTGTTTATGGTGCTGCGCAGCGTGATTCTGGGGCTATACGCGACGCGAATCCGCTGGTTTACCCCATAA
- a CDS encoding methyl-accepting chemotaxis protein has product MIGLILLIALLIDTLQRKLARVLTYLAPLLSTWAEGDFSRDIQLGKTNRELHDIEASLNRLRAYLVNLVGTIRLNAEQVAGSSQTLAQLSTDLHGGAERQAGDTGQIRDALGELEATISQVAGDASHAADASRSAGTAVAQGQRVIGQSLTGLHALVSEVQGNAQTVEQLAEESATIGGVLTVIRSIADQTNLLALNAAIEAARAGEMGRGFAVVAEEVRSLAQRTTGATSEIQTLIAGLQLAARQSVEGMRAQVVHAQATAQQAQDADGALDEIVGAITTISDTAVRIADVTAQQSAAVSEIRDHSERIHLLGDDNLQRIGIARNQSQQLLQLGAELNTAVQAFRV; this is encoded by the coding sequence ATGATCGGCCTGATTCTGCTGATTGCGCTGTTGATCGACACCTTGCAACGCAAGCTAGCGCGGGTACTCACGTATTTGGCGCCGCTGCTGTCGACTTGGGCCGAAGGCGATTTCAGCCGCGACATTCAATTGGGCAAAACCAATCGCGAGTTGCATGACATCGAGGCGTCGCTCAATCGCCTGCGCGCTTATCTGGTGAACCTGGTGGGCACCATTCGCCTCAACGCCGAGCAAGTCGCGGGCAGCAGCCAGACCCTGGCCCAACTGAGTACCGACCTGCACGGCGGCGCTGAGCGGCAGGCCGGGGACACCGGCCAGATTCGCGATGCGCTGGGCGAGTTGGAGGCGACCATTTCGCAAGTGGCGGGCGACGCCAGCCATGCCGCCGATGCCAGTCGCAGTGCTGGCACCGCCGTTGCTCAAGGCCAGCGCGTGATCGGCCAAAGCCTCACCGGGCTGCACGCACTGGTCAGCGAAGTACAAGGCAACGCCCAGACCGTCGAGCAGCTGGCCGAAGAATCAGCCACCATTGGCGGCGTGCTGACAGTGATTCGCTCCATCGCCGATCAAACCAACCTGCTGGCGCTCAACGCCGCCATCGAAGCCGCCCGCGCAGGTGAAATGGGCCGCGGCTTTGCCGTAGTCGCTGAAGAAGTGCGCTCTCTGGCGCAGCGCACCACCGGGGCAACCAGCGAGATCCAGACCCTGATCGCCGGGCTGCAACTGGCGGCCCGCCAATCGGTTGAAGGCATGCGAGCACAAGTTGTGCACGCCCAGGCCACCGCCCAGCAAGCGCAGGATGCCGACGGCGCGCTGGATGAAATTGTCGGGGCGATTACCACCATCTCCGACACCGCCGTGCGCATTGCAGACGTCACCGCCCAACAAAGCGCGGCGGTCAGTGAAATTCGTGACCACAGTGAACGTATCCACCTGCTGGGCGACGACAACTTGCAACGCATCGGCATTGCCCGCAATCAGAGCCAGCAACTGCTGCAACTGGGCGCAGAACTGAATACGGCGGTGCAAGCGTTTCGGGTGTGA
- a CDS encoding NUDIX hydrolase: MAISALEAAHRAASDVERVAWVDRDDHVLGALPRHELRERGLIGRGTFILLFNSAGELCVHQRTLSKALYPGFWDVAAGGMVGDNETYAESAARELAEELGVSGIPLTDHERFYFEDTQNHLWCGVFSGVWDGPLQVQPEEVQQALFMPVAEALRLSEQQPFCPDSLDALKRYLAPPPSL; this comes from the coding sequence ATGGCTATATCCGCGCTTGAGGCTGCACACCGTGCGGCCTCCGATGTCGAACGGGTTGCCTGGGTGGATCGTGATGATCACGTGCTTGGGGCATTGCCCCGGCATGAGTTGCGTGAACGCGGCTTGATCGGGCGCGGCACTTTTATTCTGCTATTCAATTCGGCAGGTGAACTGTGCGTGCACCAGCGCACCTTGAGCAAAGCGCTGTACCCGGGGTTTTGGGACGTGGCGGCGGGTGGCATGGTCGGCGACAACGAAACATATGCCGAGTCGGCGGCCCGTGAACTGGCAGAAGAGTTGGGTGTGAGCGGCATCCCATTGACCGATCACGAACGGTTTTACTTCGAAGACACACAAAACCACCTGTGGTGCGGTGTTTTTTCAGGCGTCTGGGACGGCCCGTTGCAGGTTCAGCCCGAAGAAGTCCAGCAAGCACTGTTCATGCCGGTGGCCGAAGCGCTGCGCCTGAGTGAGCAGCAGCCTTTTTGCCCGGACTCACTGGATGCGCTGAAGCGGTATCTGGCACCACCGCCTTCGTTGTAG